From Cotesia glomerata isolate CgM1 linkage group LG2, MPM_Cglom_v2.3, whole genome shotgun sequence, a single genomic window includes:
- the LOC123259356 gene encoding uncharacterized protein LOC123259356: protein MEVDSMIEMFSRSEEKHGVKFVKYIGDGDSKTFKGILTLDPYQGQPDVIKKECVGHVQKRMGSRLRKAKKENSGIGGKGAGKLTDKKINELSLYYGLAIRRHPDSVEDMKREIWATYFHKSSTDKNPQHMNCPPGPDSWCKWQKAAAEGTLNDFSHEDPPLTDKVLKVLKPIYESLSDDSLLERCLGSETQNNNESLNSLIWTFAPKHIHAGSQTIEIADYLATCIFNEGFYPILNIVILMGMKIGPESYGFAVRRNAGRIVRSEVRASDASKEGRTARYEERNAENIQYEVEEGPMYEAGMAD, encoded by the coding sequence ATGGAAGTCGACTCAATGATTGAAATGTTCAGTCGATCCGAAGAAAAGCATGGAGTAAAATTCGTCAAGTATATTGGAGATGGCGACTCGAAGACTTTTAAAGGTATCCTTACACTTGATCCTTACCAAGGTCAACCTgatgttataaaaaaagagTGTGTTGGGCACGTTCAAAAACGTATGGGATCGCGTCTACGGAAGGCAAAAAAAGAGAATAGTGGAATTGGTGGCAAGGGCGCTGGTAAGttgactgataaaaaaatcaacgaGTTGTCTTTGTATTACGGATTAGCTATTCGTCGTCATCCTGACTCCGTCGAGGATATGAAACGTGAAATATGGGCAACTTACTTTCACAAAAGTTCAACTGATAAGAATCCTCAGCACATGAATTGTCCACCTGGACCAGACAGTTGGTGCAAGTGGCAGAAAGCAGCGGCCGAAGGAACTCTAAACGATTTTTCCCACGAGGATCCACCTCTAACTGATAAGGTTTTAAAGGTTTTAAAGCCTATTTACGAAAGCTTATCGGATGATTCTTTATTAGAGCGTTGTTTGGGTAgcgaaactcaaaataacaatgaGTCGCTAAATTCTTTGATATGGACATTTGCACCGAAACATATTCATGCCGGATCCCAGACAATCGAAATTGCTGATTATTTAGCTACctgtatttttaatgaaggcTTTTATcctattttaaatattgtgaTACTAATGGGAATGAAAATTGGTCCGGAATCTTATGGGTTTGCTGTCAGGCGCAACGCAGGAAGAATTGTACGGTCTGAGGTTCGAGCTTCAGATGCTTCGAAAGAAGGAAGAACTGCTCGTTATGAGGAGAGAAATGCGGAAAACATTCAATATGAAGTCGAGGAAGGCCCAATGTATGAAGCTGGGATGGCTGATTAA